One Epinephelus lanceolatus isolate andai-2023 chromosome 17, ASM4190304v1, whole genome shotgun sequence genomic window carries:
- the nkx6.2 gene encoding homeobox protein Nkx-6.2 — protein sequence MLAVGQMEANRQSAFVLGSTPLAALHNMTEMKTSLFPYALQQSPAGFKAPHLSSLNSQMTGGTPHGISDILGRPITTAGQLLSGFPRINGLATTAAAAAAGMYFSPAMSRYPKPLAELPGRAPIFWPGVMQGSPWRDPRVPCPSQANLMLDKDGKKKHSRPTFSGQQIFALEKTFEQTKYLAGPERARLAYSLGMTESQVKVWFQNRRTKWRKRHAAEMATAKKKHDSETEKMKESSDNEDDDEYNKPLDPNSDDEKITRLLKKHKATNLALISPCSNSSDTL from the exons ATGTTAGCGGTCGGGCAAATGGAGGCTAACCGGCAGAGTGCTTTCGTCCTGGGCAGCACCCCGCTGGCGGCGTTGCACAATATGACCGAGATGAAGACGTCCCTGTTCCCGTATGCGCTGCAGCAGAGCCCGGCGGGCTTCAAGGCGCCCCATCTCTCCAGCCTCAACTCCCAGATGACCGGAGGGACCCCGCACGGAATAAGCGACATCCTGGGGAGACCCATCACCACGGCCGGACAGCTGCTCTCCGGGTTCCCCAGGATAAACGGCCTGGCCACCACCGCGGCCGCCGCAGCCGCGGGGATGTACTTCAGCCCGGCGATGTCGCGGTACCCGAAGCCCCTGGCTGAGCTGCCGGGGAGGGCGCCTATCTTCTGGCCCGGGGTGATGCAGGGTTCTCCCTGGAGGGACCCGCGGGTGCCTTGTCCCA gtcAGGCTAATTTAATGTTGGACAAGGATGGCAAGAAGAAACACTCTAGACCGACCTTTTCAGGACAGCAGATTTTTGCACTGGAAAAAACTTTCGAGCAGACGAAATACCTGGCCGGCCCAGAGAGAGCCCGCCTGGCTTACTCCTTAGGAATGACCGAGAGTCAAGTCAAG GTTTGGTTCCAGAACAGAAGAACCAAATGGCGGAAGAGACACGCGGCAGAAATGGCCACGGCCAAGAAGAAGCACGACTCAGAGACGGAGAAGATGAAGGAAAGCTCGGATAACGAGGACGACGACGAGTACAACAAACCACTGGACCCAAACTCAGACGACGAGAAAATCACGAGACTGTTGAAAAAGCACAAGGCCACCAACCTGGCGCTGATCAGCCCCTGCAGTAACAGCTCGGACACCTTGTGA